TATTTAAATTAATCTATTGTTTAAGTCCCGTTAGTGATGTAAAACCACTCTTCGGTTTGACTAAATTAACTCTTTTGAGCTTGGGTAACAACGAAATCAGTGATGTAAAACCACTAGCGGGTTTGACTAATCTGACTTTTCTGTGGTTGAGTCGCAACAAAATCAGTAATGTTCAACCACTAGCGGGTTTGATAAATCTGACTGGGCTGGGCTTGTATAACAACGAAATCAGTGATGTAAAACCACTAGCGGGTTTGACTAAATTAAATTGGCTGGACTTGAGTGGCAACCAAATTAGTAACTGTCAATTATTACGCAAAGAAGTTCGTACCTTCTGCCATCCCCTATCTGTTCCTGTTAAATAAACTGTAAGAGCGATTTTGAACTGACAAGTCAGCGCAACGCTCTCGCACTTACTTACTTATTGCGTCGATAGTTCCAAGGCGCAACAAACTTTGAATCACCCCTAACACCAGCTTTTCGTTGCTTGGCTTGTGCCTCTGCCTGTTGCACAATACCAGCACTAGGGCAACTGCTAAGATATTTCTGATAAACCATTGCTAGACCTTCACGGGCTAGTATTTGCTGAACCAATGTGCCGTTAGTTAGACGAACCTCTGCAACTTTGCGACCATACCGATCAGTGTCAGTAATCTTCAAAGTAACTTGATTATTTGATGATTTCAAATAGCAGCAAGGTTATGGCGATCGCGAAAGTTTTCTTCATTAATTCAGTGGTTGCAAGTGCCTAGTTGAATATGCCCAATCGTCAAACTGAATCGTCAATCCAATTACAACTTGAGCAATCCCAATGTACAGGTGGTGTATCAAATTTAGGGTACGGCATCTCACAATTAGGGCATCTTCCCGTAAAAAATGGGTGCGCGTCTAGTAATTCGGCTTTCTCTGTTGATGTTAGGTAATCGTTCAAAGGTTCAGAGCAGTCGTAGTACAATTGTTGGCGTTTAATTATCAGTTCCCCATCGACATAATCAACGCCCAAGGAGTGTCCATAGTTCCTCTGGTTCAAGGTTAGGGTTAAGTCTGAAATCCAGACAGCTATCATTGTCAACGCCGTAAGGATGGACAGCACACACAAAATTTAGGGAATGTGCGTAGAACTGGCAGCGATTACAATCGGGAGTTTTGGACATACTTTTCAACAGTTCATTTGTACTCAACAACAGTTATGCTGCATCTTGATGGCATTTTAATAACTGCACACGCACAAATTAGAAGTGAAAATTTAGAACAACTGTAACAACTGTTCAAGCAGTTAAAACTGTTAAAGCTGTTCAAGTTACAAATAATAAATTTACAGCCTTATTTACTCTGCGCTAGCAGATTGAGTATTAATTATAATCTTGCATAAAGCACCCCGATCGGGGTGCAAGAGCGAAAAATTAGCGTAACAGTTGCATCTTTATTTACTTGTTTTATTACAACTGAGTACTGCACCTTGTACTGCACTTGTCATACTATCAATCACTGGTAAAAGCTTGATAAACCGTTGAGACTATTTGTATCCCCGTGCATTCTTTTCGGCAAAGTTAGACGGAAATATCTTACTGTTGACGAGGCTCAAAGCTTGTTGGCAAGGGCTATACAGACTGTTTGAACTGCTCATAAACATTGCATGAGGGTTAACTCAGGACACTTGGCACTAGAAAGGCGATAGCTTGCGCTGACTTGTCAGTTCGCCATTTACGAACTCGCGTCTGTAATTTCTCTTGCTACGAACGCGCATTATGGCGCTCACAAGCTAGAAGGTCTTCATAAAAAATGGGTAGGTGGCGGAACAAGATAAAAGTTAGGTGGGTCAAAGGCTTTAAGAGTTATGGAAATTGAACTAAGGTCAACCATTGCCATCTCAAAAAGTCACTTGTCTAACTGACCACTATTAAATTACTACTTCTTACCCAAATTTCAGGTTTAAAAGAACAGACTGGTAGACGGATAGAGAAAGTGGTTACTACTCACCCCCAGTGTTGAGGTAGTCAGGAAATACTGAAATCAATCGAGTTCAATAATTACAAATAAAAATGAAATTTACAGCAGCTACTAAAAACTATTTACCTTCTATTGTTAATTCTATTAAATTTATTACTACTAAATTACCTCTTAAAGTTGTTGTCGCTTCAGCATTATTAATCGGTGTAACTGGAAGTATGGTGATGGATTCCTTCGTACTTACTGCACCAACCTATGCCAAAACTGCTTCTAAAACGAAAGTTCGTACAGCTAAAAAGCGAGTTATAGCTAAGAAACCAGTTAGAGCTAAAAAGCGAGTTATAGCTAAGAAACCAGTTACAACTAAAAAACCAGTAAAAGCTATAGATACACCGAATGTTCAGAACGAAGTTAAATTTTTAGATGCTAAGTTGGAAGCTGCGATTAGGCAGCAGCTAGGCATTGGGAAGAAGCCACTGACGTTAAACGTTCTACAAGGGGTAAAAAAAATAAATCTCAGTGAGGCAGAAATAACCTCATTAGAGGGAATTCAAGCACTTCGTAATCTGACTGGACTGAACTTGTATAACAACCAAATCAGTGACGTGAAACCACTGGCGAGTTTGACTAAATTAACTGAACTTAACTTGGGTGGCAACCAAATCAGTGATGTGAAACCACTTTTGGGTTTGACTAATCTGACTATGCTGAACTTGTATAGAAATCAAATCAGTGATGTGAAACCACTAGCGGGGTTGACTAATCTAACTTCGCTGGAGTTGAGTAGCAACCCAATCAGTGATGTGGAACCACTGGCGGGTTTGACTAATCTGACTATGCTGAACTTGTTTCAAAACCAAATCAGTAATGTGAAACCACTTTTGGGTTTGACTAATTTGACGGATCTAACATTGAGTAGCAACCAAATCAGTGATGTGGAACCACTGGCGGGTTTGACTAATCTGACTTTTTTGAACTTAATTCAAAACAAAATCAGTAATGTGAAGCCACTGGCGGGTTTGACTAAATTAACAAAGCTGCACTTGGATAGAAATCAAATCAGTGATGTGGAACTACTGGCGGGTTTGATTAATCTGACGAGGCTGGATTTGAGTAGCAACAAAATCAGTGATGTGAAACCACTTTTGGGTTTGACTAATCTGACTATGCTGAACTTGTATAGCAACCCAATTAATAACTGTCAATCATTACCCGAAAAATTTCGTTACGACTGCCAATAAATCTGTAATCGCACAAAATGCGCTCACTCTTAAACTAAATCTGCCCAAATACTCGTCACATTACCTTGAGCATTCTGCCTATTATCGTCATAAATCATCAGTGTATCTAACTTTTTGTGACGGCTCAATTTCTGCACTTGTCGCACATCTCCTCCCGTTGCCTCAAGTGCTGCTGTGACTGAACTGTGACGGATTCTATGAGGCGATAACTGCTTAGAGATACCCGCAGATTGTGCGAACTCGCTTCGATAGTTCCAGGGCGCTACAAACTTAATCAAAAATGTCCGTCTTATGTAAAATAATTGCAATCAAGCAAAATCACCTAATAACAAATAAAAACAAATATTATGGTTACTTCAAAATGTCCAACTTGTTCAAATACATCATTCGAGGTTGTACAACATACACCTAAAAATTCCAACTTTACACTGTCTATGCCTAAAAACTCTAATTCAACATTTTTGTTTGTTCAGTGTGATGAATGTGGTTCAGTTGTAGGAGTGTTGGAAAATAATGATGTTGCTGGTTTGTTAGACAAGCTGCTTAAAAAAATAGATATGAGGTAGGACTATTTCGTGAAAGTTCACAAAACTTCATTGTGATTAGTGAAAAGCCATATCAAACCTGCCATTAATTCTGCAATTACTTGATTAGCAAGGTTTTCAAGTTGTGATTATCTATTAATCTTGATCAGAGTGTATTTATTCTAGAGAAATATCTCTAGAATTTGATTGAGCTAGAGAGTCATTGATAGCTGAGTGAATTAAGGAATGGAAAGAATAGGCACATTAATTGGAATAAATTATTGTAGCTTTAATGAATCCGACTGCGAGAATGACAGATGAAAGTAGCCGAAATTCTGAAGCGATACCAAGCAGGGGAAAGAGATTTTTGTAGGTTAAATCTGTGTGGTCAATCTTTTCAAGGTCAAAATCTGTCAGGCGCAAACTTTAGTGAATGTGACATCCGAGGGGCAAATTTTACCAATGCCATCTTGAAAAATACTCAATTTTGTAGTGTTGAGGCAGGGCTACAGCGCCGTTGGGCAATGACTTTGGTTCTATCTTCATGGTTAATGTCGGCATTAGCAGGAATTTTCTCAGGGATAACTGGTTCTTTATTAGCCGCCATCATATCTAGTAGTAGATTTATATCAAATGGAGGATTGACTGATAACGTACTCTCATTAATTGTGCTAATAGTTTTCATTTCATTCACTATTCGCCCCGGTTTGGTAGCCGGAGCCTTAGCCATAGCCGGAGCCGGAGCCTTAATCATAGCCTTCGCCTTAGCTAAAATCGTACCAGGACTTTTTATCATAGCCTTAGCCATAGCCGTAGCCGTAGCCTTCTCCTTCGCCGAAGCCGGGGCTGGAGCCGTAGCCGGAGCCTTTGTCGTAGCCCTTGCCGTAGTCGAAGCCCTAATCTTCGCCGTACTCTTCCCCGTAGTCGAAGCCTCATTCAAAGCCTTCTACGCACACATCCCCCTAACCTTCACCGCAACCGTAGGCTCCGCCGTAGCCCCAGTCTTCACCTTAGCTGTAGCAGCCCTAATCTTCGTCGGAGCCTTCGCCGAAGCCATAGCCGGAGCCATAGCCGGAGCCATAGCCATAGTCGAAGTCGAAGCCGAAGCCGAAGCCGAAGCCGCAGCCGTAGCCGTAGCCGTAGGCTTCGCCGGAGCCTACATCTTCACCGTAGCTGGAGCCATAAACTTCGCCAAAGCCATAAACTTCAGTCAAGCCTTCACCGAACCCGGATTCGTAGGCAGAACCTTAGCATTCGCCGGAGCATTAGTAATACTTAATGGGTACGTGGGGTGGCGTGCTTTAGCCGGAAATGAAAAAGATGCTTGGGTTCGCTCCATCGCTATTGCTATTGCTGCTATGGGTGGCACAAGTTTTCGTGGGGCTGATTTAAGCGACGCTGATTTTACCAAAGCCACGCTGAAAAGTACTGATTTCCGAAATGCTAATCTCACTCGTACCTGTTTCCGTCAAACCAAATCATTAGATCGTGTGCGTCCTGGTACAACTTATCTGCAAAAACTAGAAATATGTAACTTGTTGAGCACAGGGCAGGGACAAGACAAAAACTTTGAGTGTTTGAATTTACGAGGTATCAATTTAAAAGAAGCTAACTTAGCAGATGCTAGTTTTATTGGTTCAGACTTAAGTGAAGCGAATTTGCAATCTTCTGATTTATCCAGAGCTAATTTCAAACAAACACAATTAGACGAGACAGATTTTACAGGCGCAACTATCACTGACGCATATATTGAAGATTGGGGTATTACCAGGGCTACTAAATTTGATAGGGTAAGGTGTGAATACGTTTATATGCGAGTCCCTACAAAACAGAATCCTGACCCCCTTCGTAAACCTGATGACAACAATGAAGTTTTTCAGGATGGAGAATTTGGCAATTTTATCAAACCATTGTAGATACACTCAACCATTGCCATAATCAAGGTGCCGAAGTAGGAAAGTTGTACGAACTTGGAATTAGTATTAAATCCAATGTTAAGATTAAGCTCACTTAAAAAAACGAACTTAATTGTTAAAAATTAAAACTACACTGGCTTGTTAGAAGTTAAAAGTGAAATTAACTATTCAAGGTTTAAGTTAAAAGTGATAAATTTACAGCCTTATTTACTCTGCGATAGCAGTTTTATTTTATCAACAGTGAGCCGTTAGGCTTCCATTACACTTTAGACTGTGCATAGCGTACCGGAGCGAACTGACAAGTCAGCGCTTCGCTATCGCACGTTAAATTACCATCAAGTTTTTAATCACTGCAAATAATTAGCTCCCCTATCGGGGAGCTTATCCTAAAAAGTCCCGTACTTGTTGAAAGTCTTTTTCACTGTTCCACTTTTCTACAGTTCTACTGCATACTGATGGCAATAAAAGTCCTGTACTTACTGAAATCCTTTAAACATTGTTACACTTTTAAACAGCATACGCTCAACTGTAAAAACTGGAAAGTGAGAACAACTGTATAAACTGAAAAGTGAGAAATCAACAGTATCAGTATTGAAACGAAAAACCGGATGGAAGAAATTAGACCCGGGCTTTAGCTATGTATATACATAGGGAGAGGCGATCGCACCAAATAATCAACCCCAGTCATACTCTGACTGAGGTTTTTGCAGAAAATTATGAATTTATTGTTAGCTGACTCCAATTGCTATTAACAATAATAAGCCCGTAAATAGAACCGCTATTGCACCTTGAAAAGCGTAACGGCTTTGTTGTTCGACATTAGGATATTCGGCGTAATAAATATTTGATTCTGTAGCGTAATTATTTAATTGTCCTTCTCTATCACTGTTGACGTACATAGTTTTTTCCCCTTAATTCTTGGGTTATGTAAATCAATTTAATAGATATTTTTGAGTTTGGGAATAGCTGAATAATGACTCTTGCTTGGCGGAGTTATAAGTTTTTTAAATCGC
Above is a genomic segment from Oculatellaceae cyanobacterium containing:
- a CDS encoding tyrosine-type recombinase/integrase, with the translated sequence MIKFVAPWNYRSEFAQSAGISKQLSPHRIRHSSVTAALEATGGDVRQVQKLSRHKKLDTLMIYDDNRQNAQGNVTSIWADLV
- a CDS encoding pentapeptide repeat-containing protein, with the translated sequence MKVAEILKRYQAGERDFCRLNLCGQSFQGQNLSGANFSECDIRGANFTNAILKNTQFCSVEAGLQRRWAMTLVLSSWLMSALAGIFSGITGSLLAAIISSSRFISNGGLTDNVLSLIVLIVFISFTIRPGLVAGALAIAGAGALIIAFALAKIVPGLFIIALAIAVAVAFSFAEAGAGAVAGAFVVALAVVEALIFAVLFPVVEASFKAFYAHIPLTFTATVGSAVAPVFTLAVAALIFVGAFAEAIAGAIAGAIAIVEVEAEAEAEAAAVAVAVGFAGAYIFTVAGAINFAKAINFSQAFTEPGFVGRTLAFAGALVILNGYVGWRALAGNEKDAWVRSIAIAIAAMGGTSFRGADLSDADFTKATLKSTDFRNANLTRTCFRQTKSLDRVRPGTTYLQKLEICNLLSTGQGQDKNFECLNLRGINLKEANLADASFIGSDLSEANLQSSDLSRANFKQTQLDETDFTGATITDAYIEDWGITRATKFDRVRCEYVYMRVPTKQNPDPLRKPDDNNEVFQDGEFGNFIKPL
- a CDS encoding thermonuclease family protein produces the protein MKSSNNQVTLKITDTDRYGRKVAEVRLTNGTLVQQILAREGLAMVYQKYLSSCPSAGIVQQAEAQAKQRKAGVRGDSKFVAPWNYRRNK
- a CDS encoding leucine-rich repeat domain-containing protein is translated as MTKLTLLSLGNNEISDVKPLAGLTNLTFLWLSRNKISNVQPLAGLINLTGLGLYNNEISDVKPLAGLTKLNWLDLSGNQISNCQLLRKEVRTFCHPLSVPVK
- a CDS encoding ssl1498 family light-harvesting-like protein codes for the protein MYVNSDREGQLNNYATESNIYYAEYPNVEQQSRYAFQGAIAVLFTGLLLLIAIGVS
- a CDS encoding leucine-rich repeat domain-containing protein; amino-acid sequence: MKFTAATKNYLPSIVNSIKFITTKLPLKVVVASALLIGVTGSMVMDSFVLTAPTYAKTASKTKVRTAKKRVIAKKPVRAKKRVIAKKPVTTKKPVKAIDTPNVQNEVKFLDAKLEAAIRQQLGIGKKPLTLNVLQGVKKINLSEAEITSLEGIQALRNLTGLNLYNNQISDVKPLASLTKLTELNLGGNQISDVKPLLGLTNLTMLNLYRNQISDVKPLAGLTNLTSLELSSNPISDVEPLAGLTNLTMLNLFQNQISNVKPLLGLTNLTDLTLSSNQISDVEPLAGLTNLTFLNLIQNKISNVKPLAGLTKLTKLHLDRNQISDVELLAGLINLTRLDLSSNKISDVKPLLGLTNLTMLNLYSNPINNCQSLPEKFRYDCQ